TATGGCGATCGCGGATCCGCTGGCCTACCTTGGACGGGCCGCGCGGACGCCGCGCGTGAGCCTGGAGAGTCCGACGATCGCGCGCCGGCACGCTGCGGCTTTCCTTCTGGCGCGCTTTCTTGCCGGCTTCGGAGCGGAGCTCCACAGGCTCACCAATGGCGCCTTCTTCGGGCTCGTCGAGGCCCCCGCCGATGCGAAGGATGCGACCCCGACCGCGACGTTTATGGCGTGGCTCGACCGCGCTCCGGCCGATGCCGCTCTGACTTCCGCGCTTGCCTCGCTCCTCGCGGGCACGCCGATCTCGCCCGGTCTCGACCTGATCGAGGCGCTCCGGTCGAGGATGGAGCGGATCACCTCCGAGATCCGGGCGGAGTGGGAGGCCTTGGCGGCGGCCGATCCGGTGGAGGGAGTCGGCGACGTTGAGCTCGCCGCGGTCAACAGGGCCCGCGAGCGCCAGCGCGCGCGACTGGAGCGCGGCTACCTGCTGGGCGAGCTCGCCGGACGCGGATTCCTCCCGTCCTATGGCTTTCCCACCGACGTGGTTCAGTTCGTCACGGAGACCATGGGGGAGAAGGCGGCTCGGCGCCGCGCGCAGGAGGCCGGCGGTGCCGGGGAACCGACCGAGAAGAGCTTCGGCCGTGGATATCCGTCGAGGTCGCGGGAGGTGGGCATCTACGAGTATGCGCCCGGACGGGGCATCTTGGTGGACGGCGTGGTGCGGGAATCCGCAGGCGTGACGCTCAACTGGCAGCGCCCTGCCTCCGCGGACGGGCTTCGGGAGATCCAGAGCCTCAGGACCATGTGGTCGTGCCAGTCCTGCGGCGCGCTGTCCTCGCGGCCCTCGGCGCTTGAGCGCACCCCCTGCGTCGAGTGCGGTTCGGACAATCAGGAATACGTGCGCTTCCTCGCTCCCGGCGGCTTCGCGGTCGACGTCAGGTTCGAGCTGCACGACGACCCGTCGGAGGTGCGGCCCGGCAAGGTCGTCGCTCCCTGGGTCGCCACCCGCGACGCGCCGTGGCGCGCCCTGCCCGATCCGTCGGCGGGTCGGGTCCGGGCGAGCGCGGACGGCACCGTGTTCTGGTTCAATCCCGGCGACCACAGGCATGGCTTCGCGCTGTGCCTCCACTGCGGGCGAGCCGAGGCCGAGATGAGTCCGCCGGGCTCCGGTCTACCGGCGCTGTCCGGGCACAGGCCACTCCGTGGCTCGCCACGCGCGATCGACGAGCAGACCTGTACCGGGGCGCCGGAGTTCGCGCCATACGCGATCACCCGCAACGTCCGGCTCGGCCACGAGATCAGGACCGACCTGTGCGAGGTGCAGCTCTATGACTGCTCCGCTCGGGACGTGGCGCTGACCATCGCGCTGGCGCTGCGGGAAGCCGTGGCCGACCGGCTGGGCATCGACGCCGACGAGATGGGCTTCGCGGCTCCGCCAGCGTCCGCCCCGGGCGGTGCGCCCAACTGGAGCGCCGTGGTGTTCGATCGGGCCAGCGGAGGCGCAGGCTTCGCGTCGACCATCGCGCGCGACCCCGTGGGGCTGCTCCGCTCCGCTCGCGACTTCCTCGATTGCCGCCGCGTCGGCAGATGCGGCGAGCCGGATACGGTGCGCGGATGCCCCCGCTGCATCCTCGGCCCGGACGCGCAGCACGTCGCCGAGGACACCGATCGGGCCGGGGCTCACGCCCTGCTGACCGCGTTGGCGAATCGGCTTGAACTGCCGGAGGAGCAATGCCTGTTCGGCGAGCAGACCCGCTATGAGCCCGCGCCACTGGCGATCGCTCTCGACGAGCGCATGGCGGCCCGCCCCGACGCCACCCTCGTGCTGGTGATGCGCGGTGATCCGGTCGACTGGAACTTCGACAATTGGCCCATGACCTCGGTCGTCGAGCGCTGGGGTGCCCGGGGCCGCGACATCCTGATCGAGGTGGAATCCGAGGAACTGGCGCGCGCCGATGCCGTCACGCGCCGCCGCGTCGCGCTCTGGGTTGGACGTGCGAGGGCCCGGCTTGCGGCCGTTCCGTCGGCCGATGCCGAGCTGCTGGCCGTCGTCTCTTCCGGCGGACAGGCTGAGGCTTGGCGGTCGCTCGATCCGCTCGCACGGGCGGTCGGGGCGGGCTGGGGCGGCACCTCGGCGGCGCCTGTGGTGCGCGGGCCGGGCGACGCTCGACCTGCCCAGCTGCAGGTGATCGAGGTGGCGGGGCTCCTCGCCGAGCGCGTGAGCGAGACCATCTTCGAGGTGGGGCTGGAGCTCGACGGACCCGCCGGCGGCTTTGGGGCGAGGCTAAAGGCGCTGCTGGTGGCCCGCGATCCCGCGCTCGCGGACGTGCTTGCGGAGCCCTGCTCCGAGATCCGCTACACCGACCGCTACCTTTTTAGTCCTTTGGTCCTGCGGTTGCTGACCGAACTGCTGCGCGGCATGGCAGATTCGGGCACGCGGATCGAGATCGAGACGCTTGCGCTGCGCAAGTCACCCCCTCGGCGCGGCAGGGGTCTGTTGAAAGACGACTGGCAGGACGAGGCCGATCGCGATCTCGTCCTCCGCCACCTCATGGGGACGATCACGCCCACGACGCAGCTGAACCTGCATCAGGACGTGGCCCACAATCGTCGGCTGGAGTTCCGCGGGAGGCGCGGATCCGGCACGATCTTCTTCGACCAGGGCGTCGGATCGTGGTCGGTCTCCGGCAACGAGGGGTTTGACATGCGGGCAGACGTCGCGGCGCAGCTGCGCGAGATTGAGAAGCCATTCACCGTCGCGAACGCACCGAGTGGCACCTTCTTTGCCATCCGGCTCGACTGACCGATGGTGGCGAAGACACCCAAGATCGATGGGCGGCTGCCAGCCCGTGCGCAGACTGAGGAAGCAGGGTATTTATCCGGGGGTCCGGTACCCGACGCCACAACGTCGCTTCGGCGGCAGATGATGCAATCTATCAAACGCGCCGGGACGACACCCGAGATGCGCGTGCGGCGAGCGCTGTTCGCGGCCGGTCATCGCTACCGGGTCAACGTGCGTGGCATGCCCGGCACACCCGACATCGTGCTGTCAGGACGGCACCTCGCGATCTTCGTGCATGGCTGTTTCTGGCATCGCCATGAGGGCTGCCGGTTCGCGACCACGCCGCGGACCCGCGCCGAGTTCTGGCAGGACAAGTTCGCGCGCAACGTGGCGCGCGATGCAGACAAGCGGCGCCTACTGGAAGACGACGGGTGGCGGGTCGTCGAGGTCTGGGAATGCGCGGTCAAGGACGGTTCCTTTGCGGCGCCTCTGCTGGAGCTCGTCACTTCGCTGCCGCCGGTGGCACGGAGGCGTCGCTGACGCGCGGTTGTCTCAGGCTCGATGACCGTTATGCTCGTTTGGAAGCTCTAAGAGGGAATGGATCGTGTCGGACCTGTTCACCGCGCTTGCCGATCCGGATGAGGTCGCCGAACGCGTAGAGGCGGTGCGGCGCGAGGCGCGCTATATCGTGACCGACTTTTCCGTGGAGTTGGTGCTCTCGAAGTTCAGGGACACGGCCGAGAACGAAGGCGACATTTTCGTACCCGATTATCAGCGAAGTCTCGCGTGGAGCACCGAACAGAGCAGCTACTTCATCGAAAGTCTTCTACTTCGCGTGCCGGTTCCGCCCATCTTCCTCTATGATGTGGAAGGGCGTCTGGAGATCGTCGATGGCTCGCAGCGTATCCGCTCACTGGTGCGGTTCGCTAATGGCGACTTCGGTCTAGAGGGCCTCGACAAGCTGGACATGCTCAACGGTTTCCATTTCAACGAACTGCCACCTTCAGTGCAGCGACGGTTCCACATCACGCCGATATGATCTTTCGTGCTCGATCAGAGGACCGACGAGAGTACACGCATCGAGTTGTTTCGCCGACTTAACACGTCGGGTAAACGCCTAGAGGACGCCGAGATCCGCAAAGGCGTGTATCGTGGGCCGTTCCTCGATCTCGTGAGCGAGTGCGCGTCGTCTCCCGAGTTCAAGGCGCTGACGCCGTACATGGCCAAGGGTGTCGACGCGCAGAGCGAACGCCAGGAGCTGGTAACACGCTTCTTCGTCTATTCGGATCGCTACATCGATTTTCACCACGACGTGCGAAAGTTCCTCGATCAGGCGATGGACGATCTCAACCGGTCGGTTGACCCAAAACGGTTGGCGCGGATGCGCGAGGAATTCATGCGCACGATGATGTTCGTGCGCGCGAACTTCCAGCATGCACTCTACCGACCCGACGGTGGCAAGCGCGTGCCACGGGTGCGCTTCGAGGCAGTCGCCGTGGGGACCAACCTGGCACTTCGATCACGGCCCGATCTCGCGGACCCGCCCGATCGATGGCTCAAGTCAGGCCAGTTCGAGGAACTGGTGCGCACGGACGCGAGCAACAGTGCACCGAAGCTGCGTGGACGGATCGAATTCGTCCGCGATTCCCTTCTAGCGAACTGACGTGGATATCCGTGCGCGATTTGGGCAGCGCTCCGACGAGGTTGCCGCCTATCTCACCGCGCTCGGGGAGATGGAGCGTCATCCGTCCGACGCACCTCGCGACATGTTCGCCACCGAAGCGGTACTCGCGGCATCACGCGCTCGACGTTCATCATGATGTACAATGCCGTCGAGGACGCGGTGCGGCACGGGTTTGCCGCGATCCGCCGGGAGATTGAAGCGAGCCGCTGCGCCTATGCCGAGCTCGCCGCCTTTTGGCAGGAAGAGATCGTGCGCGCTCATTTCGAGCGCAAGCTTAGGCAAGGCAGTTCGAACGACATGATCCTGCGGGAGTTCGCCCAGTTCACCCTGGGGATGGTGGGATGGAAGGACCGGGCAGAGCGCCTGCCCTTTGTCGGCAATGTCGACAATCGGCGGATCCTGCGGGTCGCCGATCGGATGAGTTTGGGTTGGTGACCGCCGACGGGCACATTGGGCGGTGACGATCTGAGCGTGGTCCGCCAGCAGCGCAATGCCTTGGCGCACGGGTTCGAGACGTTCGAGTCCGTAGGCTCGCAGTTCGACACGTCGGATCTCGGCGGCAAACTCGGTCGCGTACGGCTGTTTGTCGACTCGTTGTTGGAGGCGCTGCAGGATTATCGCGACGGTCGCGGGTTCAAAAGTCAGGCGGCCGGGAGCGCGTCGAGTTCGCAATGACGCGCGAGCGCGTGGGCGAAATCCAGGTTCTTGCGCAGATTGCTGCGCATATAGCGGCGCAGGAACCCTTCTGCAGCGCGGTGTGACAGGCGGGTCTGTCCAGTCAGCCCGAAGGTCGCGATGGGCACACGCCGTTCGTCGGGTGGGCCTTCCCCGCTCGCAAGCGCATAGCGTGTCTGCTCGCCAGGGCCTCCGCGTGCCGCGATATGGCGCCCCTGTTCCGTCCCCATTTCCACCTCGGGCGCGACTGGATCATCGAGTGTGAGCCTTTCGGCGAGCCAAAGTGTCACCGGGACGCTCACGGCGTTGCCGACCAGACGCCAGCGCTCACGGTCGCCGCGCCTGGGGCCGTGGGCGGCGGATGTCCAACCGGCGGGAAAGCCA
Above is a genomic segment from Geminicoccaceae bacterium SCSIO 64248 containing:
- a CDS encoding very short patch repair endonuclease — encoded protein: MVAKTPKIDGRLPARAQTEEAGYLSGGPVPDATTSLRRQMMQSIKRAGTTPEMRVRRALFAAGHRYRVNVRGMPGTPDIVLSGRHLAIFVHGCFWHRHEGCRFATTPRTRAEFWQDKFARNVARDADKRRLLEDDGWRVVEVWECAVKDGSFAAPLLELVTSLPPVARRRR
- a CDS encoding DUF262 domain-containing protein, which encodes MSDLFTALADPDEVAERVEAVRREARYIVTDFSVELVLSKFRDTAENEGDIFVPDYQRSLAWSTEQSSYFIESLLLRVPVPPIFLYDVEGRLEIVDGSQRIRSLVRFANGDFGLEGLDKLDMLNGFHFNELPPSVQRRFHITPI